The DNA sequence CGTACGTCTTGGCGGCGGCGTGCGCGGCCTGGGTGACGGCCGCGCGGACGTCCTGGTCCGGGTGGGCGGCGAGGCCGCCGCTCGCGACGGCGCCGGTCGCGCCGGAGAGCAGCGTCCCGGCCCGGCGGGCCTCTTCGACGGCCGTCCGCCCGGCGACGGTGGCCTTCGCCTCCGGCGCGTTCGCGGCCCGCACGGTGACCGCGACCACCGCGACCACGTTCAGCACGAGCAGACCGAGCAGGTAGCCGACGGCGTGGCCGGTGCTCGCCCCGGCGACCAGCCGCGCGATGCCGAGCGCGATCAGCACCCAGTACGCAATCGACGTGGTGGTCCAGGTCAGCCGCAGTTTCCGCGTGTCGGCGAGCAGGCCGCGGCCGACCAGCCCGGCCGCCAGCTCGGTCACCGACCGGTGCTGGGAGACGGCTGTGCGCACCCGGTCGACCGAGCTGCCGGTCTTGCCGACGCGGTCGACCGCGATGCGGCCCAGTTCGTCCGCCG is a window from the Amycolatopsis sp. NBC_00355 genome containing:
- a CDS encoding TIGR04222 domain-containing membrane protein codes for the protein MTDTWGIPGPLFTGLYLGLLLIPLLYAVVRTSVLARGHAGGAPQSVEELALLAGGPDRVGEVVVAGLLDQQLVRMDGTGRLHRVKGRPADELGRIAVDRVGKTGSSVDRVRTAVSQHRSVTELAAGLVGRGLLADTRKLRLTWTTTSIAYWVLIALGIARLVAGASTGHAVGYLLGLLVLNVVAVVAVTVRAANAPEAKATVAGRTAVEEARRAGTLLSGATGAVASGGLAAHPDQDVRAAVTQAAHAAAKTYDRRAARSRWTSAGGGAAVGYYGGSSCGGGGSSCGGGGGGSSCGGGGGGGCGG